One region of Oryza glaberrima chromosome 7, OglaRS2, whole genome shotgun sequence genomic DNA includes:
- the LOC127779755 gene encoding ABC transporter G family member STR2-like, protein MATRHVGDLEAAAHGGGRFGFTGGLEFTGLTYTVTKKQRGAGGEWEKKEVDLLHEVTGYAPKGCVTAVMGPSGAGKSTFLDALAGRIAARLGGRVALDGVEVSPSLVKRCSAYVMQDDRLFPMLTVRETLMFAADLRLGASVPAADKRRRVDALIDQLGLAASGNTYIGDEGTRGVSGGERRRVSIGVDIIHGPALLFLDEPTSGLDSTSAHSVVEKVRDIACAGSTVVLTIHQPSSRILQLLDHLVILARGQLMYSGAPREVAAHLGRMGRRVPKGESSIEHLLDVIQEYDQSEFGVAALAEFCLTGLKPPKLAADGISTVSSIPPTPLLAGEEDFDHSLRSQHSRSPWSGAAQFTPSRRPKKDPEIVMGTPTPLSMSAYTVSEGDYRTPPPPPRHAAAIAATATLGGQRGKFANTYGGEVWVLMRRNFTNIWRTPELFLSRLMVLVAMGVLMATMFTKPRDDDQGVTERLSFFVFTVCVLFFSSNDAVPAFIQERFIFIRETSHNAYRASAYVVAGVVTYLPFLLLQSAAYAAIVWFALRLHGQFLYFLVMLYASLLSTNSFVVFISSVVPNFILGYAAVIAFTALFFLFCGYFLDSHSIPVGWKWMNTISTMKYPYEGLLMNEFQGGRVFSSHPPPAPPLTGDIILEHLKISTAEDRKWWMVLYLMGWAVFYRVLFYLVLRFASKNKRK, encoded by the exons ATGGCGACCCGGCACGTCGGCGacctggaggcggcggcgcacggcggcggccggttcgGGTTCACCGGCGGGCTGGAGTTCACCGGGCTGACGTACACGGTGACCAAGAAgcagcgcggcgccggcggcgagtgggAGAAGAAGGAGGTGGACCTGCTGCACGAGGTCACCGGGTACGCCCCCAAGGGCTGCGTCACCGCCGTGATGGGCCCCAGCGGCGCCGGCAAGTCGACGTTCCTCGACGCGCTCGCCGGCCGCATCGCCGCCCGCCTCGGCGGCCGCGTCGCgctcgacggcgtcgaggtGAGCCCCAGCCTCGTCAAGCGCTGCTCCGCCTACGTCATGCAGGACGACCGCCTCTTCCCCATGCTAACCGTCCGCGAGACCCTCATgttcgccgccgacctccgcctcggcgcctccgtccccgccgccgacaagcgccgccgcgtcgacgccCTCATCGACCAGCTCGGCCTCGCGGCGTCCGGGAACACGTACATCGGCGACGAGGGGACCCGGGGCGTgtccggcggcgagcggcggcgtgtATCGATCGGCGTGGACATCATCCATGGCCCCGCGCTGCTGTTCCTCGACGAGCCGACGTCCGGTCTAGACTCCACGAGCGCGCACAGCGTGGTCGAGAAGGTGCGCGACATCGCCTGCGCCGGGAGCACCGTCGTGCTCACCATCCACCAGCCGTCGTCGCGCATCCTGCAGCTGCTCGACCACCTCGTCATCCTCGCGCGCGGGCAGCTCATGTACAGCGGCGCGCCACGGGAGGTCGCCGCGCACCTCGGCCGCATGGGACGCCGCGTGCCCAAGGGGGAGAGCTCCATCGAACACCTCCTCGACGTCATCCAGGAGTACGACCAGTCCGAGTtcggcgtcgccgccctcgccgagtTCTGCCTCACCGGCCTCAAGCCGcccaagctcgccgccgacggcatCTCCACCGTCTCCAGCATCCCTCCAACGCcactcctcgccggcgaggaggacttCGACCACAGCCTCCGGAGCCAGCACTCCAGGTCGCCATGGAGCGGCGCGGCCCAGTTcacgccgtcgcgccgccccaAGAAGGACCCGGAGATCGTGATGGGCACGCCGACGCCACTGAGCATGAGCGCGTACACGGTGAGCGAGGGCGACtaccgcacgccgccgccgccaccacgccacgccgccgccatcgccgcgacAGCGACCCTCGGCGGCCAACGCGGCAAGTTCGCAAACACCTACGGCGGCGAGGTGTGGGTGCTGATGCGCCGCAACTTCACCAACATCTGGCGCACGCCGGAGCTGTTCCTGTCGCGGCTGATGGTGCTCGTCGCCATGGGCGTCCTCATGGCGACCATGTTCACCAAGCCGAGGGACGACGACCAGGGTGTCACGGAGAGGCTGAGCTTCTTCGTCTTCACCGTGTgcgtcctcttcttctcctccaacgACGCCGTGCCGGCGTTCATCCAGGAGAGGTTCATCTTCATCAGGGAGACGTCGCACAACGCGTACCGCGCGTCGGCGtacgtcgtcgccggcgtcgtcaccTACCTcccgttcctcctcctccagtccGCCGCCTACGCCGCCATCGTCTGGTtcgccctccgcctccacggCCAGTTCCTCTACTTCCTCGTCATGCTCtacgcctccctcctctccaccaaCTCCTTCGTCGTCTTCATCAGCTCCGTCGTCCCCAACTTCATCCTTGG GTATGCGGCGGTGATCGCGTTCACGgcgctcttcttcctcttctgcgGCTACTTCCTGGACAGCCACAGCATCCCGGTGGGGTGGAAGTGGATGAACACCATTTCCACGATGAAGTACCCTTACGAGGGGCTCCTGATGAACGAGTTCCAGGGAGGGAGGGTGTTCTCGTCGcacccaccgccggcgccgccgctcaccggcgACATCATCCTCGAGCACCTGAAGATCAGCACGGCGGAGGATCGCAAGTGGTGGATGGTACTCTACCTCATGGGATGGGCCGTCTTCTACCGTGTCCTCTTCTACCTCGTCCTCCGCTTCGCCTCCAAGAACAAGAGGAAGTGA
- the LOC127779757 gene encoding uncharacterized protein LOC127779757, giving the protein MELFERARTVRLRGHHDKYLYAEEDESRVSQDRSASSPNARWSVEPVPHAPGVLRLRSCYGRYLSASNEPFLLGVTGRKVLQALPHRLDSSVEWIPVRDGAHARLRTRYGNYLRANGGLPPWRNSVTHDVPHRHAGWILWTVEVVEVLPESLVPASIAADDDPAAPHYKTPSRGPSPVPTPALAPASPPRHLPASPPSYRARPPPPPPGYIEPPQGYIEPPPPEPTLARIESTESFSLPLHKVDGRAIHYHIGDDKGDIGDDQEGHSFTFNGTSLEELLERLQEETGLNDVIICSRSPINGKLMPLRLQLPPNNAAMHIVLVRESSKVAKSFP; this is encoded by the exons ATGGAGCTGTTCGAGCGCGCGAGGACGGTGCGGCTGCGCGGCCACCACGACAAGTACCTGtacgcggaggaggacgagtcGCGCGTCTCCCAGGACCGGAGCGCCTCGTCCCCGAACGCGCGGTGGTCCGTCGAGCCGGTGCCCCACGCTCCCGgcgtcctccgcctccgcagCTGCTACGGCCGCTACCTCTCCGCCTCCAACGAGCCCTTCCTCCTCGGCGTCACCGGCCGCAAGGTCCTCCAGGCCCTCCCCCACCGCCTCGACTCCTCCGTCGAGTGGATCCCCGTCCGCGACGGCGCCCACGCCCGCCTCCGCACCCGCTACGGCAACTACCTCCGCGCCAACGGCGGCCTCCCGCCGTGGCGCAACTCCGTCACCCACGACGTCCCCCACCGCCACGCCGGGTGGATCCTCTGGACCGTCGAGGTCGTCGAGGTCCTCCCGGAATCCCTCGTccccgcctccatcgccgccgacgacgaccccgcCGCGCCGCATTACAAGACACCTTCTCGCGGGCCCTCTCCCGTGCCgacgccggcgctggcgcctgcttcgccgccgcggcaccTTCCGGCGAGCCCACCTTCGTACAgagcgcggccaccgccgccgccaccgggctACATCGAGCCACCACAGGGATACATCGAGCCACCTCCACCGGAGCCCACCCTGGCGAGAATTGAG TCCACAGAATCCTTCTCGCTGCCGCTGCACAAGGTGGATGGGCGGGCGATCCACTACCACATTGGGGATGACAAGGGCGACATCGGCGATGATCAGGAAGGACACTCATTCACGTTCAACGGGACTAGCCTGGAGGAGCTTTTGGAGAGGTTGCAGGAGGAGACGGGGCTCAACGACGTGATTATCTGCTCTCGTAGCCCGATCAATGGGAAGCTCATGCCCCTCCGCTTGCAGCTGCCGCCCAACAACGCCGCCATGCATATCGTGCTCGTGCGTGAGTCATCAAAAG TGGCAAAATCATTTCCATGA
- the LOC127779465 gene encoding tRNA ligase 1, translated as MSLSSTSTSSLLLLLSPRGNPRRLLPLLLPLRLSSSSSSAAAAAAAMPPRRDRHHGKQPQQQWKPKATDPAAAAPAVVAAASSPASSTSSSADFAGGVERMTISPSPQGGASQVWVPRGYATSASSSSSSSSAAAAEQRIDAEKLSRVFKAAPNFEVDNNTFIQSQIRATFYPKFENEKSDQETRTRMIEMVSHGLATLEVTLKHSGSLFMYAGHHGGAYAKNSFGNIYTAVGVFVLGRLFREAWGKEAPRMQEEFNVFLEKNCISISMELVTAVLGDHGQRPKDDYAVITAVTELGHGKPKFYSTPEVIEFCRKWRLPTNHVWLFSTRKSASSFFAAYDTLCEEGTATSVCKALDEIADVAVPGSKDHVKVQGEILEGLVARIVSRESSVQIEEVLRNYPLPPLDGVGSDLGPSLREICAANRSDEKQQIKALLENVGPSMCPDHSDWFGCSGLDDHQSPSANRSVVTKFLQAHPTDYTTKKLQEMIRVMKQRNFPAAFKCYWNYHKIDSLSNDSLYYKMVIHVLSDSVFRRYQQEMRRNQGLWPLYRGFFVDVNLFKVNNMKSSIPLEDIDTSLKNINGALDSNSSAKDGLADEDSNLMVKLKFLTYKLRTFLIRNGLSTLFKDGPSAYKTYYLRQMKNWGTSASKQKELSKLLDEWAVYIRRKYGNKPLSSSTYLSEAEPFLEQYAKRSPENQALIGAAGDLVQTENFLAILEAKRDEEGDLQAERGTAPPSPTSTSLDVVPKAEGLIVFFPGIPGCAKSALCKEILTTPGGLGDNRPLHSLMGDLIKGRYWQKVADERKKKPFRITLADKNAPNEEVWRQIEDMCRTTKAAAVPVIPDSEGTDSNPFSLDALAVFMFRVLQRVNHPGNLDKASPNAGYVLLMFYNLYDGKSRREFESELYERFGSLVKMPLLKPDRAPLPDEVRAILDEGISLFRLHQSRHGRAEPSKGAYAKEWAQWEKRLRQVLFANTDYLNSIQVPFDFAVKEVLEQLKSVAKGDLKTPDTAKRKFGNIVFAAVTLPPADILGALPKLAEDTDANKFLSNTKLADNLTKAHVTLAHKRVHGVAAVSSYGVYQNHQVPVIFNAFLFSDKMAALEVELGTVNGEKIASRNDWPHATLWTAPGVAPKEANTLPQLVTEGKAKRVAIDPPITISGVLDFY; from the exons ATGTcgctctcctccacctccacctcctccctcctcctcctcctctccccacgcGGCAACCCTaggcgcctcctccccctcctcctccctctccgcctctcctcctcctcctcctccgccgccgccgctgccgctgcaaTGCCTCCCCGCCGCGACCGCCACCAC ggcaagcagccgcagcagcagtgGAAGCCCAAGGCCACGGaccccgcggccgcggcgccggctgtggtggcggcggcatcctCACCCGCGTCGTCGACGTCCTCTTCCGCTGATTTCGCCGGGGGGGTCGAGAGGATGACCATCTCCCCGTCCCCGCAGGGAGGGGCGTCGCAGGTGTGGGTGCCCAGGGGGTACGCGacctcggcgtcgtcgtcctcctcctcctcgtcggcggcggcggctgagcaGCGCATCGACGCTGAAAAGCTCTCCAGGGTGTTCAAGGCCGCCCCGAACTTCGAGGTGGACAACAACACGTTCATCCAGTCGCAGATCAGGGCCACCTTCTACCCCAAGTTCGAGAACGAGAAATCCGATCAGGAG ACTAGAACCCGGATGATTGAGATGGTGTCACATGGCTTAGCTACCTTGGAG GTTACGCTCAAACATTCAGGGTCTCTTTTCATGTATGCTGGCCACCATGGTGGTGCATATGCCAAGAACAGCTTTGGAAATAT TTACACAGCTGTGGGCGTTTTTGTTCTGGGACGATTGTTTCGTGAAGCTTGGGGGAAGGAAGCACCTAGAATGCAAGAGGAATTCAATGTTTTTCTTGAG AAAAATTGCATAAGCATTTCAATGGAACTTGTCACTGCTGTGTTAGGAGACCATGGTCAAAGGCCAAAGGATGATTATG CTGTGATTACTGCTGTGACTGAGTTGGGTCATGGCAAGCCAAAATTTTATTCTACTCCAGAGGTAATTGAGTTTTGTCGGAAATGGCGTCTACCTACAAACCATGTCTGGCTATTTTCGACAAG GAAATCTGCCTCGTCATTTTTTGCTGCATATGACACTCTATGTGAAGAGGGGACAGCAACATCTGTTTGCAAAGCCCTAGATGAGATAGCTGATGTAGCTGTACCAG GGTCAAAGGATCATGTAAAGGTGCAGGGTGAGATACTTGAAGGCCTGGTTGCCCGTATTGTTAGCCGTGAAAGTTCAGTGCAAATAGAAGAAGTCTTGAGGAACTATCCCCTGCCTCCATTAGATGGAG TTGGCTCTGATTTAGGACCAAGTCTGCGAGAAATATGTGCTGCTAATAGATCAGATGAAAAGCAG CAAATTAAAGCACTTCTTGAAAATGTTGGACCTTCAATGTGTCCAGACCATTCTGATTGGTTTGGATGTAGTGGCCTTGATGATCATCAGTCTCCAAGTGCTAACAGATCGGTCGTCACTAAGTTTTTGCAAGCACATCCTACAGACTACACAACTAAGAAACTGCAG GAGATGATTCGTGTGATGAAGCAGAGGAATTTCCCTGCAGCTTTTAAATGTTATTGGAACTACCACAAAATTGACTCTCTATCGAATGACAGCTTGTATTACAAAATGGTCATCCATGTGCTCAGTGATTCTGTTTTTAGACGCTATCAGCAAGAGATGAG GAGAAATCAAGGGTTGTGGCCACTGTATAGGG GTTTCTTTGTTGATGTAAACCTGTTCAAGGTTAATAATATGAAATCTTCCATACCTTTGGAAGACATTGACACCTCACTGAAAAATATCAATGGTGCCTTGGATTCAAATTCGTCAGCTAAGGATGGTCTGGCTGATGAGGATTCAAATCTGATGGTGAAGCTAAAATTCCTGACATATAAG CTACGCACTTTTTTAATTCGAAATGGTCTGTCTACACTTTTCAAAGACGGTCCTTCTGCTTATAAAACTTACTACCTGAG GCAGATGAAGAACTGGGGAACATCAGCAAGTAAACAGAAAGAACTTAGCAAATTGCTGGATGAATG GGCTGTCTATATTAGAAGGAAGTATGGGAATAAGCCACTTTCATCCTCAACATATCTTAGTGAAGCTGAGCCTTTCCTTGAACAGTATGCTAAGCGCAGCCCTGAAAACCAGGCTTTGATAGGGGCAGCTGGTGACTTGGTTCAGACAGAAAATTTCTTGGCGATACTTGAGGCAAAGAGAGATGAAGAGGGTGATCTTCAGGCTGAACGTGGTACTGCACCACCTAGTCCTACATCAACATCCTTGGATGTAGTTCCGAAAGCCGAAGGCTTGATTGTCTTCTTTCCTG GTATACCTGGCTGTGCAAAGTCAGCTCTATGTAAGGAGATATTAACCACTCCTGGTGGCCTAGGTGATAATCGTCCTCTTCATAGTTTGATGGGAGATCTTATTAAAG GAAGGTACTGGCAAAAAGTTGCGGATGAACGAAAAAAGAAACCATTTCGAATAACCCTTGCTGACAAAAATGCACCAAACGAAGAAGTGTGGAGGCAG ATTGAGGATATGTGTAGGACAACAAAGGCTGCTGCTGTTCCTGTTATTCCTGATTCTGAAG GCACAGATTCAAATCCATTTTCTCTTGATGCTCTTGCTGTCTTCATGTTTCGTGTACTTCAACGGGTCAATCATCCG GGTAATCTGGACAAGGCATCACCAAATGCTGGCTATGTTCTGTTAATGTTTTACAACCTCTACGATGGCAAG AGTCGAAGAGAATTTGAAAGTGAACTATATGAGCGTTTTGGATCCTTGGTTAAGATGCCACTATTAAAGCCAGATAG AGCCCCGCTGCCTGATGAAGTGAGAGCTATTTTAGATGAAGGGATCAGCTTGTTCAGACTGCATCAAAGCAGACATGGAAG AGCGGAGCCATCAAAAGGTGCATATGCTAAAGAATGGGCACAGTGGGAGAAAAGGTTGCGCCAGGTTTTGTTTGCGAACACAGACTATCTCAACTCTATCCAG GTTCCATTTGACTTTGCAGTGAAAGAAGTATTGGAGCAGTTGAAGTCTGTTGCGAAAGGTGATCTTAAAACGCCTGATACCGCGAAGCGGAAGTTTGGCAATATTGTCTTCGCTGCTGTTACGTTACCCCCAGCAGATATATTGGGTGCTCTCCCAAAG CTAGCAGAGGACACCGACGCCAACAAGTTCCTCAGCAACACAAAACTCGCAGATAACCTGACCAAGGCTCATGTCACCCTTGCCCACAAAAGAGTCCATGGCGTAGCCGCGGTCTCAAGCTACGGTGTCTACCAGAACCATCAAGTCCCTGTCATCTTCAACGCCTTCCTCTTCTCCGACAAGATGGCCGCCCTCGAGGTGGAGCTCGGGACGGTGAACGGCGAGAAGATCGCGTCCCGGAACGACTGGCCGCACGCCACCCTGTGGACCGCCCCAGGCGTTGCGCCGAAGGAGGCAAACACGCTGCCGCAGCTAGTCACGGAAGGGAAGGCGAAGCGGGTGGCCATAGACCCTCCCATCACCATATCAGGAGTGCTGGACTTCTACTGA